From a region of the Solanum stenotomum isolate F172 chromosome 2, ASM1918654v1, whole genome shotgun sequence genome:
- the LOC125854875 gene encoding uncharacterized membrane protein At1g75140-like: MASLHKGKIFLFSLLLLFHVSWVFRAFAEVVIEEEKLENLGVEEKFEHVDALDLLKRHQLQIEKLEGIVENLSLLVSRLESRLLEYPKLQNLEGKEQVVLGEKKKIQSEGFVGSEGSLENKVSVTKYSPLWLERFQFISAVRLGSDATSINVLPFRDAEGLSKYVAIGDDRGKVYAFSRNGEVLVEFQTSMSSPIAAYVSYLSVYKNESVVVTGHENGGILMHRIWEVVVPDGDDRATLRMETVGKFASPEIEEGGSSILSLEVHHVGRNRYILSTDSGGKLRVFRENGTVYGVTTPKSRPLAFLKQRLLFLTETGAGSLDLRTMKIRESECEGLNNSIAKSYVFDATERSKAYGFTSDGDLIHVLLLGDNMNFKCRVRSKRKLEMAEPLSFQAIKGYLLVANQEKVSLYNVSSLHYVRSGGPRLLFSVGHDEIVASFLSSQSLELNDKSRNVIPLVASDQEKLVILGLGSGYLGIYRSNLPVFKNEFNTMQWTSPVLFFIIFLLGAYYFFAKKKEALTSWGPDDPFPSAGVTSGAPMGSSQGDRSYPDSSRNADLMDLRGSSLRGPSGRYVSPSRYSGGTAGAYRTNSADTNSRPASVDPNFRTTSELKFRGTNLETPGFPKRRDSLFVNSQIVDDGK, translated from the coding sequence ATGGCAAGCTTACACAAAGGCaagattttcttattttctttgctTTTGTTATTTCATGTTTCATGGGTTTTTAGAGCTTTTGCTGAAGTTGTAATTGAAGAAGAGAAGTTGGAGAATCTTGGGGTTGAAGAGAAATTTGAACATGTTGATGCTTTAGATTTGTTAAAAAGACACCAACTTCAAATAGAAAAACTAGAAGGGATTGTTGAAAATCTTAGCTTGCTTGTTTCTAGGTTAGAATCAAGATTACTGGAATACCCTAAACTTCAAAACTTGGAAGGTAAAGAGCAGGTTGTTTTGggtgaaaaaaagaagattcaaaGTGAGGGGTTTGTGGGTAGTGAGGGTAGTTTAGAGAATAAAGTGTCTGTTACAAAGTATAGTCCTCTTTGGTTGGAGAGGTTTCAGTTTATATCTGCAGTGAGATTAGGATCAGATGCAACTAGCATCAATGTGTTACCATTTAGAGATGCTGAAGGATTAAGTAAGTATGTTGCCATTGGCGATGATCGCGGGAAAGTGTATGCATTCTCTAGAAATGGAGAAGTTTTGGTTGAATTTCAGACGTCGATGAGTTCACCAATAGCAGCTTATGTGTCGTACTTGTCTGTTTATAAGAATGAGAGTGTGGTTGTAACGGGGCATGAGAATGGTGGGATTTTGATGCATAGAATTTGGGAGGTAGTAGTGCCTGATGGTGATGACAGGGCTACTCTTCGTATGGAAACTGTAGGAAAATTTGCTTCACCGGAAATCGAGGAAGGGGGGTCTTCGATTTTAAGTTTAGAGGTGCATCATGTTGGAAGAAATAGGTATATCTTGTCCACAGATTCTGGTGGGAAACTAAGGGTTTTTAGGGAGAATGGAACTGTTTATGGGGTGACAACGCCAAAGAGCAGGCCACTTGCGTTCTTGAAACAAAGGCTTCTATTTCTAACTGAAACTGGTGCAGGGTCATTAGACTTGAGGACCATGAAGATTAGGGAATCTGAATGTGAAGGTTTAAACAATTCTATTGCTAAGAGTTATGTATTTGATGCAACTGAACGGTCGAAAGCATACGGGTTTACATCTGATGGTGATTTGATTCATGTGCTACTCTTAGGTGATAATATGAACTTCAAGTGCAGGGTTAGATCCAAAAGGAAGTTAGAGATGGCTGAGCCTCTATCATTTCAGGCGATTAAAGGATATTTGCTTGTTGCTAACCAGGAGAAGGTATCACTGTATAACGTGTCATCGCTGCATTACGTGCGGTCTGGTGGACCAAGGCTTTTGTTCTCTGTTGGTCATGATGAGATTGTAGCATCATTTTTGAGCTCTCAATCTTTGGAACTAAATGATAAAAGTAGAAACGTTATTCCTTTAGTTGCCAGTGATCAAGAAAAGCTCGTTATTCTTGGACTGGGAAGTGGTTACTTGGGGATATATCGCTCAAACCTTCCAGTTTTCAAAAATGAGTTCAACACTATGCAGTGGACGAGTCctgttttatttttcatcattttccttttaggtgcatattatttttttgccaAGAAAAAGGAAGCTCTTACCTCCTGGGGACCTGATGATCCTTTCCCTTCTGCGGGTGTTACAAGTGGGGCTCCAATGGGATCCAGCCAGGGTGACAGATCTTATCCTGATTCATCGAGGAATGCAGATCTTATGGATCTTAGGGGTAGCAGCCTCAGAGGTCCATCTGGAAGGTATGTCTCTCCATCTCGCTATTCTGGTGGAACGGCAGGTGCCTATAGAACGAATTCTGCTGATACAAATTCTAGGCCTGCTTCTGTTGATCCCAACTTTAGAACTACCTCGGAGTTAAAATTTAGGGGGACAAATCTAGAAACACCAGGTTTTCCAAAAAGGAGAGATAGCCTGTTTGTAAACAGTCAAATTGTGGATGATGGCAAGTAA